The following are encoded together in the Flavobacterium haoranii genome:
- a CDS encoding PadR family transcriptional regulator, whose protein sequence is MKNSQLYKGSLNTIIMKLLEENGRMYGYEITQKVKEITKGELNITEGALYPALHKLEAEGLLDVEVEKVDNRLRKYYKLTEKGTTETVNRLAELEEFIQNMQTIVNSKLSY, encoded by the coding sequence ATGAAAAATTCTCAATTATATAAAGGAAGTTTAAATACCATAATCATGAAACTTTTGGAAGAAAATGGCAGAATGTATGGTTATGAGATTACACAAAAAGTAAAAGAAATTACAAAAGGCGAATTAAACATTACTGAAGGTGCTTTATATCCTGCTTTACATAAATTAGAAGCAGAGGGTTTGCTTGATGTTGAGGTGGAAAAAGTAGATAATCGATTAAGAAAGTATTATAAACTTACCGAAAAGGGTACTACAGAAACCGTAAACCGTTTAGCGGAATTAGAAGAATTTATCCAAAACATGCAAACTATTGTTAATTCTAAATTGAGTTACTAA